In Bradyrhizobium erythrophlei, a single genomic region encodes these proteins:
- the flgB gene encoding flagellar basal body rod protein FlgB: MPINDLPALSMLRTKMQWHQERQRVLAENVSNSNTPNFKPRDLVEPKFEAASGKVDGAAASLPMARTASSHITAGDADPTFGQNRRAGFLTRPAGNAVNLEDEMLKTSANQMDYAAVTSLYSKSLHLLKTAIGKG, translated from the coding sequence GCGTACCAAGATGCAGTGGCACCAGGAACGCCAGCGGGTGCTCGCCGAAAACGTTTCCAATTCCAATACGCCCAATTTCAAGCCACGCGACCTGGTCGAGCCCAAATTCGAAGCAGCCAGCGGCAAGGTCGACGGCGCCGCAGCCTCGCTGCCGATGGCGCGGACCGCCTCGAGCCACATCACCGCAGGCGACGCCGACCCGACCTTTGGCCAGAACCGCCGCGCCGGATTTCTGACCCGCCCGGCCGGCAACGCGGTCAACCTCGAAGACGAAATGCTCAAGACCTCCGCCAACCAGATGGATTACGCGGCGGTGACCTCGCTCTACTCCAAGAGCCTGCATCTTCTGAAAACAGCGATCGGCAAGGGCTAG
- the flgC gene encoding flagellar basal body rod protein FlgC, with protein sequence MASDANDFVRSMGIATSGLRAQAGRMRVISENIANADSTAPTAGGDPYRRKVPTFSSALDRALDAQVVTLGKIRPDRSDFHVKYEPNNPAADAAGNVKYPNVNPMVEMTDMREAQRSYEANLNIISATRRMIQRTLDILKT encoded by the coding sequence ATGGCAAGCGATGCAAACGACTTCGTCCGCTCGATGGGGATTGCGACCTCGGGCCTGCGCGCCCAGGCCGGCCGCATGCGGGTGATCTCGGAAAATATCGCCAACGCCGATTCGACGGCGCCGACCGCGGGCGGCGATCCCTACCGGCGCAAGGTGCCAACGTTTTCGTCGGCGCTCGACCGCGCGCTCGACGCCCAGGTGGTGACGCTCGGCAAGATCAGGCCGGATCGATCGGACTTTCACGTCAAATACGAGCCGAACAATCCGGCCGCGGACGCCGCCGGCAACGTCAAATATCCGAACGTCAATCCGATGGTCGAAATGACCGACATGCGGGAGGCGCAGCGATCCTACGAGGCCAATTTGAACATCATCAGCGCCACGCGCCGGATGATCCAACGCACGCTCGATATCTTGAAGACCTGA
- the fliE gene encoding flagellar hook-basal body complex protein FliE has translation MASPTIAANAYASAARMLDNASAAKPTDTGGLSFGDMLKEAVGGVLDAGRKSDAQTVAMASGKSNVMDVVTAVAETDVAVSTLVSVRDKVIAAYEDIMKMAI, from the coding sequence ATGGCTTCACCCACGATTGCCGCCAATGCCTATGCTTCCGCCGCCCGCATGCTCGACAACGCATCGGCTGCCAAGCCGACGGATACCGGCGGGCTCTCTTTCGGCGACATGCTCAAGGAAGCCGTCGGCGGCGTGCTCGATGCCGGCCGCAAGTCCGATGCGCAGACGGTTGCGATGGCGTCAGGCAAGTCCAACGTGATGGACGTGGTGACGGCCGTGGCGGAGACCGATGTCGCGGTCTCGACGCTGGTGTCGGTGCGCGACAAGGTGATCGCAGCCTACGAAGACATCATGAAGATGGCGATTTGA
- the fliQ gene encoding flagellar biosynthesis protein FliQ: MTGAETLDVARDAIWTIVVVSSPLMVVGLVVGVVVSLFQALTQIQEQTLIFVPKILAIFVTLLLALPFMADSLHSHMMRISSRIIGG, translated from the coding sequence ATGACCGGTGCAGAAACTCTCGACGTGGCGCGCGATGCGATCTGGACGATCGTGGTGGTGTCCTCGCCGCTGATGGTGGTCGGGCTTGTGGTTGGCGTCGTGGTGTCGCTGTTCCAGGCGCTGACCCAGATTCAGGAACAGACGCTGATCTTCGTGCCGAAGATCCTGGCGATCTTTGTGACATTATTATTGGCGCTGCCATTCATGGCCGACTCGCTGCACAGCCACATGATGCGGATCTCGTCGCGAATCATAGGCGGCTGA
- the fliR gene encoding flagellar biosynthetic protein FliR, with product MRIDISLLPVLAASFMLVFARVGAMVMLLPGLGESNIPVRIKLAIALLLALIILPLHRADYHVNLDALPALLVLMMYEILIGIVLGATARVTLAALQVAGSVIAQQLGLGFVTSVDPTQGQQGVVIGNFLTLLGVTMLFATDSHHLVIAALNDSYSIFSPGEIVPSGDVAALATRAFAAAFKIGMQLSAPFLVFGLVFNIGLGVLARLMPQMQVYFVGVPLSILAGFLIFSVVLAAMMGSFLDYFVAVMHDLIPIR from the coding sequence ATGCGCATCGATATCTCTCTTTTGCCGGTCCTGGCGGCATCCTTCATGCTGGTGTTCGCCCGCGTCGGCGCCATGGTGATGCTGCTGCCGGGACTGGGCGAATCCAATATTCCGGTGCGCATCAAGCTTGCGATCGCGCTTCTGCTCGCGCTGATCATCCTGCCGCTGCACCGTGCGGACTATCACGTCAATCTGGACGCGCTTCCGGCGCTTTTGGTTTTGATGATGTACGAGATCCTGATCGGGATCGTGCTCGGGGCCACCGCGCGGGTGACGCTGGCAGCCCTTCAGGTCGCGGGCTCCGTGATCGCCCAGCAACTCGGTCTTGGCTTTGTCACCTCGGTCGACCCGACGCAGGGCCAGCAAGGGGTGGTGATCGGCAACTTCCTCACGCTGCTCGGCGTGACCATGCTGTTTGCGACCGACAGCCATCATCTGGTGATCGCCGCCCTCAACGACAGCTATTCGATCTTTTCGCCGGGCGAAATAGTGCCGAGTGGCGATGTCGCAGCACTTGCCACCCGCGCGTTCGCTGCGGCGTTCAAGATCGGCATGCAACTGTCTGCGCCGTTTCTGGTTTTCGGCCTCGTCTTCAATATCGGCCTTGGCGTGCTCGCCCGGCTGATGCCGCAGATGCAGGTCTATTTCGTGGGCGTCCCACTATCGATCCTCGCGGGCTTTCTGATCTTTTCCGTCGTGCTGGCGGCGATGATGGGAAGCTTCCTCGACTACTTCGTCGCCGTCATGCACGACCTCATTCCGATCAGGTGA
- the flhB gene encoding flagellar biosynthesis protein FlhB — MADEDDGGERSEDPTQKRLDDALERGDVAKSQEVNTWFMIAGATLVLSTFAGSIGGIQTPLKNVIANSWMLRTDGPALLQLAQHLEYAVFAAIGVPLLMLVIAAIAGNMLQHRLVWSGESLKPKLSKISPMEGAKRVFGKQAVANFAKGLFKVIALGAVMTAVLWPERHRLESMLRSDPMSLFGVIVGLTVHLMGAVVALLAVVAIADYFFQYRQWYERQKMSLREMKEEFKQSEGDPHIKGRIRQLRQARMKKRMMAAVPKASVIITNPTHYSIALSYERGMQAPVCVAKGVDLIALKIREIAGKHSIPIVENVPLARALYATVEIDEEIPVEHYHAVAEIIGYVMGLKRGASARRT; from the coding sequence ATGGCTGATGAGGATGATGGCGGCGAACGCTCAGAAGACCCCACGCAAAAACGTCTGGACGATGCATTAGAACGCGGCGACGTCGCCAAGAGCCAGGAGGTCAACACCTGGTTCATGATTGCCGGCGCCACCCTTGTTCTTTCGACCTTTGCCGGCTCGATCGGCGGCATCCAGACGCCGCTGAAGAACGTCATCGCCAATTCCTGGATGCTCCGCACCGATGGTCCAGCTCTTTTGCAACTGGCGCAACATCTCGAATATGCGGTGTTTGCCGCCATCGGCGTGCCGCTGTTGATGCTCGTGATCGCGGCGATCGCCGGCAACATGCTGCAACACCGCCTCGTATGGTCGGGCGAATCGCTCAAACCCAAACTCTCCAAGATTTCGCCGATGGAAGGCGCCAAGCGCGTCTTCGGCAAACAGGCGGTGGCCAATTTCGCCAAGGGCCTGTTCAAGGTCATCGCGTTAGGGGCGGTCATGACCGCGGTCCTGTGGCCGGAGCGGCACCGCCTCGAATCGATGCTGCGGTCCGATCCGATGTCGCTGTTCGGCGTGATCGTCGGTCTGACGGTGCACCTGATGGGCGCGGTGGTCGCCTTGCTCGCGGTGGTCGCGATCGCCGACTATTTCTTCCAGTACCGGCAATGGTACGAGCGGCAGAAGATGTCGCTGCGGGAGATGAAGGAGGAATTCAAGCAGTCCGAAGGCGATCCGCACATCAAGGGCCGCATCCGCCAGTTGCGGCAGGCGCGCATGAAGAAGCGCATGATGGCAGCAGTCCCCAAGGCCTCGGTCATCATCACCAACCCGACCCACTATTCGATCGCCCTGTCCTACGAGCGCGGCATGCAGGCGCCGGTATGCGTCGCCAAGGGTGTCGACCTGATCGCGCTCAAGATCAGGGAGATCGCGGGCAAGCACAGCATTCCGATCGTCGAGAACGTGCCGCTGGCGCGCGCACTCTACGCCACGGTCGAAATCGACGAGGAAATTCCGGTCGAGCACTATCACGCGGTCGCCGAGATCATCGGCTACGTCATGGGCCTCAAGCGGGGAGCGTCCGCCCGGCGGACGTGA
- the cckA gene encoding cell cycle histidine kinase CckA, which translates to MTAEPDHHPPLPPAAAHEPVRRGGSILLVLLVAGAIVACAVALTTIGRAQAQPYILGLLALLAMVGLFNLFAFAAGIVRFTDRSIDDPVVRRIADLAYDGIAVTDPSGHVVYSNAAYLALTGAATPQDVRPVERVFIGNPDVSEAVFRLLKAAREGKRQQEEVRLAGTDSVHGRWLRMRVRPLGQSKREAKYAVWSIADITRDRERQEDVFQELQHAIEYLDHAPCGFFSVNPAGEIAYVNATLANWLDYDLAEIGSGGLKLTDIVSGDGAALLTSIAPVPGEVTTEVFDIDLRMRTGKTMPARLYHKLAFGADGAPGASRTLVISRARDERADPQRAAEVRFMRFFDHTPMAIATVDRSGAVVRANARFAKLAQGLAPDGSAAKSIFSAVNARDRNLLVAAITQASQGQGDIAPVEVMLGGAKERWGQFFVTSVEEEEREAEAAIVYMLETTERRALENQINQSQKMDMVGQLAGGIAHDFNNVLSAIMMANDFLLNAHKPTDPSFQDIMQIKQNATRAATLVRQLLAFSRKQTLRPQVLDLGDALSDLTMLLRRLIGEKVKFDPVHGRDLWPVKVDVSQFEQVIVNLAVNARDAMPDGGKLTIRTANVSAQEAERLSYKGMPPAEYVRIDVSDTGTGIPPEIIDKIFEPFFSTKEVGKGTGLGLSTVYGIVKQTGGFVYVDSEAGKGTSFRIFLPRHHPEQEAAVVEPAAANGAAKDAPSEAKPRTDLTGQGTILLVEDEEGLRSLNARGLRSRGYSVIEASNGVEALEALEEKDGAVDLVVSDVVMPEMDGPTLLRAMRVHNPDLKIIFVSGYAEDAFAKSLDEDEKFEFLPKPFTLSQLVGKVKETMTPQ; encoded by the coding sequence ATGACCGCCGAACCTGACCACCATCCGCCGCTACCTCCGGCCGCCGCCCATGAGCCGGTACGCCGCGGCGGCAGCATCCTGCTGGTGCTCCTGGTGGCGGGCGCCATCGTGGCTTGCGCGGTCGCGCTGACCACGATCGGCCGCGCGCAGGCCCAGCCTTATATTCTCGGCCTGCTGGCGCTGCTCGCCATGGTCGGCCTGTTCAACCTGTTTGCCTTTGCCGCCGGCATCGTCCGATTTACCGACCGTTCGATCGATGACCCCGTCGTTCGCCGCATCGCCGATCTCGCCTATGACGGAATTGCCGTCACCGATCCCTCCGGCCACGTCGTTTATTCCAATGCCGCCTACCTGGCGTTGACCGGGGCGGCGACGCCGCAGGACGTTCGGCCGGTCGAGCGGGTATTCATCGGCAATCCCGATGTGTCGGAGGCGGTGTTTCGCCTGCTCAAGGCCGCGCGCGAGGGCAAGCGCCAGCAGGAAGAAGTCCGTCTCGCCGGCACCGACAGCGTCCACGGCCGGTGGCTTCGGATGCGGGTGCGTCCGCTCGGCCAGAGCAAGCGCGAGGCCAAATACGCGGTGTGGTCGATCGCCGACATCACCCGCGACCGCGAGCGGCAGGAGGACGTGTTCCAGGAATTGCAGCACGCGATCGAATATCTCGATCACGCGCCATGCGGCTTCTTCTCGGTCAACCCCGCCGGCGAGATCGCCTATGTCAATGCGACGCTCGCCAACTGGCTCGATTACGATCTCGCCGAGATCGGCTCGGGCGGGCTGAAGCTGACCGACATCGTGTCCGGCGATGGCGCCGCACTTCTGACCTCGATTGCGCCCGTACCTGGCGAGGTCACGACCGAAGTCTTCGACATCGACCTGCGCATGCGCACCGGCAAGACCATGCCGGCCCGGCTCTATCACAAGCTTGCCTTCGGCGCCGACGGTGCGCCCGGCGCCTCGCGCACGCTGGTGATCAGCCGCGCGCGCGACGAACGCGCCGACCCGCAGCGCGCCGCTGAAGTGCGCTTCATGCGCTTCTTCGACCATACGCCGATGGCGATCGCGACGGTCGATCGCTCCGGCGCCGTCGTCCGCGCCAATGCGCGCTTTGCCAAGCTGGCGCAGGGGCTGGCTCCCGACGGCTCCGCGGCCAAATCGATTTTCAGCGCGGTCAATGCGCGCGACCGCAACCTGCTGGTCGCGGCCATCACGCAAGCCTCGCAGGGGCAGGGCGACATCGCGCCGGTGGAAGTGATGCTCGGCGGCGCCAAGGAGCGCTGGGGACAGTTCTTCGTCACGTCTGTCGAGGAGGAAGAGCGCGAGGCGGAAGCCGCCATCGTCTACATGCTGGAGACCACCGAGCGCCGCGCGCTGGAGAACCAGATCAACCAGTCGCAGAAGATGGACATGGTCGGCCAGCTCGCCGGCGGCATCGCGCACGACTTCAACAACGTGCTCTCTGCGATCATGATGGCGAACGACTTCCTGCTGAACGCGCACAAGCCGACCGATCCGTCGTTCCAGGACATCATGCAGATCAAGCAGAACGCGACGCGGGCGGCGACGCTGGTGCGCCAGTTGCTCGCGTTCTCGCGCAAGCAGACGCTGCGGCCGCAGGTGCTCGATCTCGGCGATGCGCTGTCGGACCTCACCATGCTGCTGCGGCGGCTGATCGGCGAGAAGGTCAAGTTCGATCCGGTGCACGGCCGCGACCTGTGGCCGGTGAAGGTCGACGTCTCGCAATTCGAGCAGGTGATCGTCAACCTGGCGGTCAATGCGCGCGACGCCATGCCCGACGGCGGCAAGCTGACGATCCGGACCGCCAACGTCTCGGCGCAGGAGGCCGAAAGGCTCTCTTATAAAGGCATGCCGCCGGCGGAGTATGTCCGCATCGACGTCAGTGACACCGGCACCGGCATTCCCCCCGAGATCATCGACAAGATATTCGAGCCGTTTTTCTCGACCAAGGAGGTCGGCAAGGGCACGGGTCTCGGCTTGTCGACGGTGTATGGCATCGTCAAGCAGACCGGCGGCTTCGTCTATGTGGATTCGGAAGCGGGCAAGGGAACCTCGTTCCGCATCTTCCTGCCTCGGCATCACCCCGAGCAGGAAGCGGCGGTGGTGGAACCGGCCGCTGCCAACGGCGCGGCGAAGGATGCGCCCAGTGAGGCAAAACCGCGCACCGACCTGACCGGGCAGGGCACCATCCTGCTCGTCGAGGACGAAGAGGGCCTGCGTTCGCTCAACGCGCGGGGCTTGCGTTCGCGCGGCTACAGCGTGATCGAGGCCTCGAACGGTGTCGAGGCGCTCGAAGCGCTGGAGGAAAAAGACGGCGCGGTCGATCTCGTGGTATCGGACGTCGTGATGCCGGAAATGGACGGTCCGACGCTGCTGCGGGCGATGCGCGTGCACAATCCGGACCTGAAGATCATTTTCGTTTCGGGCTATGCGGAAGATGCGTTCGCCAAGAGTCTCGACGAGGACGAGAAATTCGAATTCCTGCCAAAACCCTTCACGCTGAGTCAGCTGGTGGGCAAGGTGAAGGAAACCATGACGCCGCAGTAA